The following are from one region of the Sphingomonas sp. J315 genome:
- a CDS encoding DUF736 domain-containing protein, with the protein MATIGTFTANAKGEFTGVIKTLTLSTKATLRPVEKDGEKSPDFRISAGAMDIGAAWKKTSREGRDYISVKLDDPSFPAPVYATLSESETSGEYALIWSR; encoded by the coding sequence ATGGCTACCATCGGCACCTTTACCGCCAACGCCAAGGGCGAGTTCACCGGCGTCATCAAGACGCTCACCCTCAGCACCAAAGCCACCCTTCGCCCGGTTGAAAAGGACGGCGAGAAGTCCCCGGACTTCCGTATCAGCGCCGGAGCGATGGACATCGGCGCCGCCTGGAAGAAGACCAGCCGCGAAGGTCGCGACTACATCTCCGTCAAGCTGGATGATCCGAGCTTCCCGGCTCCCGTCTATGCCACTCTCTCGGAGTCCGAGACTTCCGGCGAATACGCGCTGATCTGGTCCCGTTGA